The nucleotide window CACCGTTTATGATAGCCGCGATGGAGCGCGCCTGTGCCGCTATTCTCTCTACCACTCTAGAAGATGGCGACGTTTCGGTCGGTGCCAAGATCGACGTCTCACACGTAGCGCCGTCCCCGGTTGGCGTTGAGGTTCTGACTACAGCGCGGTTCACTGACCGCGAAGGACCACTTTATTGGTTTGACGTGAGCGCGAAGGATCCTGGCGGCCTTATTGGAAAAGGCCGTATCGCCCGAGCGATCCTCTCAATGGACAACCTTATGGCTCGTGCGGAGGTGCGACGTTGATTGATCTGGGAACGCTGCGCTTTCTGGGATCGAGCGGGATGTCGTCCTTTGGCTTGCCAATGAGGCTCGGCACGACAGGGATCGTGTCAGACATATGAATTGCTCGCGCTAAGAACAGCGCTGAACTGTCGACGATCGAAAGACGTCTAGGTTTAAGAATGTTGAAGTTGCGGGAGCGACGCTAGATCGAAAGGGAGCCCCCCCAATGTTGACCGCGCTTGACCATGTCAACCTGCATACCGATAAACCCGATGCTCTCGCACAATGGTACGAGAACATCCTTGGCCTCGAACGAGGCCCGCGCCCAAACTTTTCAATTCCTGGCATTTGGCTCTATCTCAACGACCAGCCGGTCGTTCATGTGGTTGAAGTCGATCAACCTCCAGAGCACGCCGCCGTCTCGCTGGAGCACTTCGCGTTTCGCGCCGAGGGTATGGCGGCCTTCGAGGCGACACTCAAGCAGCACGACCTGCAGTATGAAAGAGTCGATCTCACTGAGATCGATGTTGACATTGTGCAATACAACTTACGCGATCCAATGGGTACGCATATCCATATCGACTTTTAACCAAGCGTGGAAGCAGGAATGGTTGAAGGATTTCGCTGAACGCGTCTAAACGCGGCGAGTCGACTGACCGCTACTGCGCAGTCTCAAACTTCCCGGCTGCGTCCGTGAGGTTAATGCGTCAGCCAGGAAGGCTGTGATAGAAGTAATCGCCGCGCACTGACCATTTTCGGCAATAATGGAACAAGGTTGTGAGTTTGCCCTTGCAGCGAATACCTACCTAATCCCCTACCTCTAAGCCGCTGAATCTCAATTGAAAGTGCGCTTCGGTACGTCGACCTTCGATAGCTCACAGTCCAAATTAGCGCCGCGAAACTGTCATTTGTTCCAGGTGTAGCCAATTCAGGCATGGATTATCTCCAGCCATAGCCTGGAGAGTAGCAGGTGCGGGAAAGACGCAAAAAGGCCTGTCCAGGAAGTGTCGTAGGGCATCAGTGGATGCGTTGCAGCCCACCTGACCAGAATTCAGCCCCGCAAGTTCTCCCGCTTTTAAGTCCGGTTACGATACGTCTTGAGAACCAGCCGCCTTGTGTCGCGGCAATCGGCCGTCATGGAGATCCTTCACCTGGTGCGTTTGAAGTATCTTCGATGTGTTTTGTCATCTGACTGATGACCTGTTGCGCCGTTGCGATGTCTGTGAGGGAAAGGTCCTTTGAAAGGTCATTTACCCAGGGGACCTGTAACGCGATTGCAGCTTCAAACAGGGTCTGACCTTTTGATGTCAGCGCAACCAAATGGGCTCGTTTGTGATGCGGGTTTGGCTGAAACCCGACAATGCCTTCCTTTTCCAACTCGTTGACGATGCGCTGAACGCCCTGCCGATGAACGCCCATAGTGCGCATGTCAGGCAACCGTCTCCGCGCGTTCGGCACAGACGGTCGCCCCGAGTACCTGCCAATCGTCGAGCCAAATCAATCCTTTGCTTGCTTTACAGCCCCAAGTCCGTAAGGCCGGGATGATCGTCCGGGCGGATACCACTCGGCCACCGAAAAAGTCTGTCACCTTCTTGGATTGCGACATCATTGATTGACGCATGGCGCTCTGCCATCAGTCCTTGCGCGTCGAAGCGCCAGTTTTCGTTGCCGTGGGATCGATACCAATTGCCGTCAGCATCATGGCATTCGTAGACAAAGCGCACTGCTATTTTATCGTCACCATGGGCCCAGATTTCCTTGATCAGGCGATAATCGAGTTCCCTCGCCCATTTGCGCGTCAGGAAGGCCTCTATCTCTGCCCGGCCGTGAACAAACTCGGAGCGATTGCGCCATTTCGAATCTGGTGTGTAGGCCAATGCGACTTTGGCCGGATCTTTCAAGTTCCAGGCGTTTTCCGCCATTCGAACCTTTTTGACGGCATCCTCAAATGTAAATGGTGGTATCGGGGGTCTGGTCAAAGTGTTGATTCCATGTGTTCCTGAATGAGGTGACGAGCCGGACACCGCTCCGAGCCCGCCAAAACAATTGCGTTGGCCTTACCAGCTGTTGTAGCCGAGAAATTTGCCGGACATTTCGACCTTCACCCTGTCCCCTTTGGGGTTGGCGACACGCGTGATGCTCATGTCAAAATCAATGGCTGACATGATGCCATCACCGAATTCTTCATGGATCAGCGCCTTGATGGTCGGGCCGTAGACACCGACAATTTCATAAAGCCGATAAATGCACGGGTCGGTTGGCACCGTTTGCTCCCAGACTTTTGTGGGGCTGTCGGCAAGGACGTCGATCACTTCCTGCGGCAAGCCAAGCACCTGAACAAGCGCCTTGGCTTTGTCCTCGGGCATGGCATTCATCCCGACGCAGGCTGAGTGGGTCCAGACCGGTGACATCGAGATCTTGTCGGCAATGTCCTCCCAGGACATGCCGGTTTTCTTTTTTGCGGCCAAAATGATTTGAGCCACGTCGTCTTTGGTGAGCATTTGCGGAACTTCGATGGTCATGGTTCGCTCCTGTTTCGTCAATCATTTACGGCGCGCAAATGCGCATGATGGGTTGGGTCATCATCGCTTTCGAGTGTGCTGTTCTCAGTGCGATCGATACGGATGGTTTCAGGCGTGTTGGCTCCGCTGCCGCCGGACTGTCCCGCCAGTTCTTTGGATCGTGAGCCGAGGAAGTGCACAAGATGATTTCTAATGGCGTAGTAGTTCGGGTGCTCGATGATTTCTTCACGCCGACGCGGTCGCGGAATGGTAATCTCCACAGCCTCTGCGACACGTGCGAACGGCCCGTTGGTCATCAGCAGAATGCGGTCCGCAAGCAGAATGGCT belongs to Roseibium porphyridii and includes:
- a CDS encoding DUF1348 family protein, translated to MAENAWNLKDPAKVALAYTPDSKWRNRSEFVHGRAEIEAFLTRKWARELDYRLIKEIWAHGDDKIAVRFVYECHDADGNWYRSHGNENWRFDAQGLMAERHASINDVAIQEGDRLFRWPSGIRPDDHPGLTDLGL
- a CDS encoding VOC family protein, encoding MLTALDHVNLHTDKPDALAQWYENILGLERGPRPNFSIPGIWLYLNDQPVVHVVEVDQPPEHAAVSLEHFAFRAEGMAAFEATLKQHDLQYERVDLTEIDVDIVQYNLRDPMGTHIHIDF
- a CDS encoding MarR family winged helix-turn-helix transcriptional regulator; its protein translation is MRTMGVHRQGVQRIVNELEKEGIVGFQPNPHHKRAHLVALTSKGQTLFEAAIALQVPWVNDLSKDLSLTDIATAQQVISQMTKHIEDTSNAPGEGSP
- a CDS encoding thioesterase family protein, with translation MVQTLEVGATHTLDVLVTDANTAAHLAENGETLPPVFATPFMIAAMERACAAILSTTLEDGDVSVGAKIDVSHVAPSPVGVEVLTTARFTDREGPLYWFDVSAKDPGGLIGKGRIARAILSMDNLMARAEVRR
- the cynS gene encoding cyanase — its product is MTIEVPQMLTKDDVAQIILAAKKKTGMSWEDIADKISMSPVWTHSACVGMNAMPEDKAKALVQVLGLPQEVIDVLADSPTKVWEQTVPTDPCIYRLYEIVGVYGPTIKALIHEEFGDGIMSAIDFDMSITRVANPKGDRVKVEMSGKFLGYNSW